One Halostagnicola kamekurae DNA segment encodes these proteins:
- a CDS encoding DUF7577 domain-containing protein: MDPWGWLVGYVVLFALLHLLLYYLYVRRADDDPSSSPSFSEPDRGRPRTSPQSPHDHYAPRQEFDDPAELEATLEFDGETIQCPHCGARNESDQTFSYCWNCVSSIHR; the protein is encoded by the coding sequence ATGGACCCCTGGGGGTGGCTCGTCGGCTACGTGGTCCTGTTCGCCCTGCTTCACCTGCTGTTGTACTACCTGTACGTCCGTCGCGCGGACGACGACCCGTCGTCGTCTCCGTCGTTTTCCGAACCCGACCGCGGCCGACCGCGGACCTCGCCCCAGTCGCCACACGACCACTACGCGCCGCGCCAGGAGTTCGACGACCCCGCGGAACTCGAGGCGACCCTCGAGTTCGACGGCGAAACGATCCAGTGTCCCCACTGCGGGGCTCGCAACGAGTCGGATCAGACGTTCAGTTACTGCTGGAACTGCGTCTCCTCGATCCACCGCTAA
- a CDS encoding helix-turn-helix transcriptional regulator produces the protein MGHSSTGDDVLQTVAKRSPLLEHLDDGPATKRELIAVLDCSRSTIDRAIRELEALDCIRRCEDGFRLTVAGRLALTAHRRSRQTFESISRTSDLLRELPTETPISTDLIRDATLLEVPAHAPNEPFEEIIELIDRAERLRAIAAADRTPAFRRQFRERAIDDAFDVELVVTEALARVTLTDHADLLGDGALEGEIDVYTVPTVPYELSIVETPTESVVYVVPFDDDLTYRGVIRNDSTAALEWAHDAFRRYRATARPISAFDQRATD, from the coding sequence ATGGGGCATTCGAGTACCGGAGACGACGTTTTACAGACCGTCGCCAAGCGTTCGCCGCTGCTCGAGCACCTCGACGACGGGCCGGCGACAAAACGCGAGTTGATCGCGGTCCTCGATTGCTCCCGATCGACGATCGATCGTGCCATCAGGGAACTCGAGGCGCTCGATTGTATACGACGCTGTGAGGACGGGTTTCGGCTGACCGTCGCCGGTCGACTCGCGCTCACGGCACATCGCCGGAGTCGGCAGACGTTCGAGTCGATCTCGAGGACGAGCGATCTGCTCCGCGAGTTGCCCACGGAGACCCCCATCTCAACGGACCTGATCCGCGATGCCACCCTGCTCGAAGTCCCGGCACACGCGCCGAACGAACCGTTCGAGGAGATCATCGAGCTGATCGACCGCGCAGAGCGACTTCGCGCCATCGCCGCGGCCGACAGAACGCCGGCGTTCCGACGGCAGTTTCGCGAGCGCGCAATCGACGACGCCTTCGACGTCGAACTCGTCGTCACCGAGGCGCTGGCACGAGTGACGCTGACGGATCACGCCGATCTGTTGGGAGACGGCGCGCTCGAGGGGGAGATCGACGTCTACACGGTGCCGACGGTCCCCTACGAGCTCTCGATCGTCGAGACGCCGACCGAGTCGGTCGTCTACGTCGTCCCGTTCGACGACGACCTGACCTACCGGGGCGTGATCCGGAACGATTCGACGGCGGCGCTCGAGTGGGCTCACGACGCCTTCCGTCGGTACAGAGCGACCGCGAGGCCGATTTCCGCGTTCGACCAGCGCGCGACGGACTGA
- the prf1 gene encoding peptide chain release factor aRF-1: MSQEGEQEQSDRKKYEFRKVIEDLKDYEGSGTQLVTIYVPDDRQISDVVAHVTQEHSEAANIKSKQTRTNVQDALTSIKDRLRYYDTYPPENGLVMFSGAVDAGGGQTEMVTNVLESPPQPVESFRYHCDSDFLTEPLEHMLADNGLYGLIVLDRREANVGWLRGKRIEPVKSASSLVPGKQRKGGQSAQRFARLRLEAIDNFYQEVAGMGNDLFVPKRHELDGILVGGPSPTKDEFLDGDYLHHEIQDNVIGKFDVSYTDESGLKELVDNAEEALADAEVMKEKQEMEEFFEELHAGERATYGFEQTRDNLIMGSVETLLISEDLRSDVVVFDCPECSNTDYEVIDRRNSTPDHECSECGTAIEADDADREDAIDHLIEIAEQRGTETKFISTDFEKGEQLYNAFGGFAGILRYSTGV; the protein is encoded by the coding sequence ATGAGTCAGGAGGGCGAGCAGGAGCAATCCGACCGGAAGAAGTACGAATTCCGGAAGGTTATCGAGGATCTCAAGGACTACGAGGGGTCGGGAACGCAACTCGTGACCATCTACGTTCCCGACGATCGCCAGATCAGTGACGTCGTCGCACACGTCACCCAGGAACACTCCGAAGCGGCAAACATCAAGTCGAAGCAGACCCGCACCAACGTACAGGACGCGTTGACATCGATCAAAGACCGGCTTCGGTACTACGATACGTACCCGCCGGAGAACGGGCTCGTCATGTTCTCGGGGGCCGTCGACGCCGGCGGCGGCCAGACGGAGATGGTCACGAACGTCCTCGAGAGCCCGCCCCAGCCCGTCGAATCCTTCCGGTATCACTGCGATTCGGACTTTCTCACCGAGCCGTTAGAGCACATGCTGGCGGACAACGGCCTCTACGGGCTGATCGTCCTCGACCGGCGCGAAGCGAACGTCGGCTGGCTGCGTGGTAAGCGCATCGAGCCGGTCAAGTCTGCCTCCTCGCTGGTGCCCGGCAAGCAGCGAAAGGGTGGCCAGTCCGCACAGCGGTTCGCCCGACTGCGCCTCGAGGCCATCGACAACTTCTATCAGGAAGTCGCGGGAATGGGCAACGATCTGTTCGTCCCGAAGCGCCACGAACTCGACGGGATTCTCGTCGGCGGCCCCTCGCCGACGAAAGACGAGTTCCTCGACGGCGATTACCTCCACCACGAGATTCAGGACAACGTCATCGGCAAGTTCGACGTCTCCTATACCGACGAATCCGGTCTGAAGGAACTCGTCGACAACGCCGAGGAGGCGCTGGCCGACGCGGAGGTCATGAAGGAAAAACAGGAGATGGAGGAGTTTTTCGAGGAACTCCACGCGGGCGAGCGGGCGACCTACGGCTTCGAGCAGACCCGCGACAACCTCATCATGGGCTCGGTCGAGACGCTGCTGATCAGCGAGGACTTGCGCTCCGACGTCGTCGTCTTCGACTGTCCGGAGTGTTCGAACACCGACTACGAAGTGATCGATCGGCGTAATTCCACGCCGGATCACGAGTGTTCTGAGTGTGGAACCGCGATCGAGGCCGACGACGCCGACCGCGAGGACGCGATCGACCACCTCATCGAGATCGCCGAACAGCGCGGGACCGAGACGAAGTTCATCTCGACGGACTTCGAGAAGGGCGAACAGCTGTACAACGCCTTCGGCGGCTTTGCGGGCATCTTGCGGTACAGTACCGGCGTCTAA